Part of the Oryzomonas sagensis genome, TCGAATCCCTCCTGGCCTGCCATTTTTCCCATCAGCGTTCAGCAAGCGGGAAGGCGCCACCGAAAGTGGCGTGACACCAAAGACGGTTTGTCGGTCACGACAGGAGCTCACGTGCAAAACGTAAAAACTTTTCTCGAATCGGTTAAGGTTGAGCTGGGTAAGGTTACCTGGCCAACCCGTAAGGAAACTATGGCCACAACCGGAGTTGTGGTGGTCATTATCTTTCTTATCTCGATTTACCTGGGGGCTTGCGATATCGTCCTGGCCAAGCTGATGCGGCTTATACTGGGATAAAGGATTTATTATGTCCAAAAAGTGGTATGGGGTTCACACCTATTCAGGTTTTGAAAATAAAGTCAGGCTGAACCTGGCTGAGCGCGTAAAGAACGAAGGCGTGGAGGAACTTTTTGAAGAGATTCTGATCCCTTCCGAAACCGTCGTTGAATTGAAAAAAGGTGAAAAGAAGACCTCTTCCCGCAAGTTTTTTCCCGGGTATATCCTCGTCAAGATGGAGTTGACCGACGAGACGTGGCACATCGTCAAGGAAACAGCCAAGGTTACCGGCTTTGTGGGCGGCAATACGCCGTTTCCCATTAGTGATGAAGAAGTGAACAAGATTTCCCGCCGGATGGAGGAGGGCGCCGAAAAACCGCGGCCGAAGGTGCAGTTTGAAGTCGGTGAGACCGTCAGGGTCGTGGATGGTCCTTTCCTCAATTTCTCCGGTATTGTTGAAGACGTCAAGCCGGACAAGGGCAAGTTGCGCGTTACGGTTACGATTTTCGGCCGGGCGACCCCGGTCGAGTTGGAATTCATGCAGGTGGAAAAGAATTAATCCGCGAACAAGCGTCATAATAGAGATACGGCATTTGTCACACAAAGGAGCACCATAATGGCAAAGAAGATCACAGGTTATATCAAGCTGCAAGTACCCGCCGGCAAGGCTAATCCTTCACCTCCCATCGGGCCGGCGCTTGGTCAGCACGGCGTCAACATCATGGAATTCTGCAAGGCGTTCAACGCCAAGACCCAGGCGGATGAGGGCACCATTACTCCGGTTGTCATCACGGTCTATGCCGACCGTTCCTTCACGTTCATCACCAAGACGCCTCCGGTCCCTGTCCTGATCAAGAAGGCTTTGGGCATTGCGAGCGGTTCCGCCGTTCCCAATAAGACCAAAGTCGGCAAGCTGACCAAGGCCCAGGTTGAAGAAATTGCCAAAAAGAAGATGCCGGACCTCAACGCCGCTTCCGTGGAAGCCGCCATGAGAACCGTTGAAGGGACTGCCCGCTCCATGGGCGTCGATATCGTCTAGTCACGGGTTTATATATTTAAAAGAACCAGAGAGAGGTTGTATCATGTCGAAGAGCGCGAAAAAGCATACGGCGGCGATGTCTCAGATAGACAGAACCAAGGTGTACCCCCTTGGGGCTGCCCTTGATGTTGTCAAGCAGACCGCCTATGTCAAATTTGACGAAACCGTCGATCTCGCCGTGAAGCTGGGCGTTGATCCTCGCCATGCCGATCAGATGGTCCGTGGGGCGGTGGTGTTGCCCAATGGTCTGGGCAAGAATGTGCGTGTTCTCGTGTTTGCCAAAGGGGAGAAGGAAAAAGAGGCCCTCGAGGCAGGCGCAGACTACGTCGGTTCCGACGACCTGGTGGCGAAGATCCAGGATGGGTGGTTTGAGTTCGACACCGCCATTGCCACACCGGACATGATGGGTGTGGTCGGCAAGATCGGCAAGCTGCTCGGTCCCCGCGGCCTGATGCCGAACCCCAAGGTCGGCACCGTCACGTTCGAGATCGGTAAAGCGGTAAAAGAGTGCAAGGCCGGTAAGGTCGAGTTCCGCGTCGAGAAGGCCGGTATCGTCCACGCCCCGGTAGGGAAGGTGTCCTTCGACGTCGAAAGCCTCAAGGGCAACGTGCTGGCGCTCGTTGAAGCGCTGGTCAAGGCCAAGCCTTCCGCCGCCAAAGGTACCTATATCAAGAAGATTTCCCTCTCCTCCACCATGGGGGCCGGGATTAACCTCGATATCAGCGAAGTGACGGCACAGATATAGGAGGTTGTTGAAAAACAGCCATCAGGCCTTCGTCCTCGAAGGCCCCTTTGTGCGGCGTAGCAGTGCTACGCCTCCGCAGGGCCTCCTGCGGGTGCGACGATCTGACAATTTTTGAACAACCTGATGCAGCCATAAATTAATGCAGCCAAAGTCAAAGACAGCAGGTGCATGCACAGCTTAATCCGGTGATGCGGCCGGACCTGCCGAGACTTGGGTAACGTAAGGTTCACTCCTTGCGCTTCCTGACTTTGGCCGGGGCTTTGCCCCAGATACCAAAAGAAAGGAGGAAGTCGCTTGAACAAGAATAGCAAGCAGGAACTGGTAACCGAGATGCATGAGCGGCTCACACGAGCCAAGGCGGTTTTTTTGGCTGATTTCCGCGGCATGAGCGTGGGACAGGCCACCAGCCTTCGTAACGAATTGCGCGGCGCATCGGTTGAGTACAAGGTATTCAAGAATACCCTGCTCGATCTTGCCGCCAAGGGTACGGAAGCCGAACCGCTCAGCCCCTACCTGGCAGGACCGACCGCGGTCGCCATCACGTATGACGATCCGGTCAGCGCCGCCAAGGTGCTCAGCAAGTTTGCCAAGGACCCCCAGGGCAAATTTGTCCTGAAGGCTGGCGTTCTTTCCGGTAAATTGCTGGATGTGAAACAGATCCAGGCGTTGGCAGAACTGCCCTCGCGTGAAGTCCTCATCGCCAAGATGCTGGGTTCCATGCAGGCACCCGCCACCAACTTTGTCGGCGTGCTCGCAGCGCTGCCGAGCTCACTGGTTCGCGCCCTGGATGCCATTCGCGCCCAGAAAGCCGGAAACTAACCACTCAATTCACCTATACGCTACATTAAACCTATCGGAGGATTATTTACATGGCTATCACCAAGGAAGAAGTAATCAGCTTTATCGAAAATATGACCGTTCTGGAACTTTCCGAACTTGTTAAAGAACTTGAAGACAAATTCGGCGTGTCCGCTGCCGCTCCGGTTGCCGTTGCCGCTGCTGCCGGTCCTGCCGCCTCCGCTGAGCCTGCTGAAGAGAAAACCGAATTCGACGTTATTCTCAAGGCTGCCGGCGCCAACAAGATCAATGTCATCAAGGTTGTCCGCGCACTGACCAGCCTCGGCCTGAAGGAAGCCAAAGACCTGGTTGACGGCGCCCCCGGCACCGTGAAAACCGGCATTTCCAAGCAGGAAGCCGAAGAAGCCAAAAAACAGCTGGTTGAAGCCGGCGCCGAAGTAGAGATCAAATAGTACGCCGTACTTTTATAGAAATGTAAGCCAAGGTCGCCTTGAGCGGCCTTGGCTTGTGCTGTTTCAGCAAATCCCCTCCCGTTCTGGTAGTCTGTAAATCCGGCTGGTTGCATGTTGGCCGGATGTCTTGATGATACTCGCCAAAGGAGAAGCTATGGCTTATTCGATCGCCAATAACCACTTGTTGCGTAAAAACTTTGCCAAGATTAAAAATATCATTGATATTCCCAATCTGATCGACATACAAAAAAACTCCTACCACCGTTTCCTGCAACAGGAGGTTGCGCCCGAATCCCGGAAAAACATCGGCCTCGAAGCCGTTTTCAGAAGCGTGTTCCCCATCAAGGACTTCAGTGAAAGTGCGTCGCTGGAGTACGTTTCCTATACCCTCAATAAGCCGAAATATGATGTGGAAGAGTGTCATCAACGCGGGATGACCTTTGCTGCGCCCATGAAGGTCAAGGTGCGCCTGGTCATCTGGGAATCCGGCAAGGAAACCGGCGTCAGGGCGATCAAGGATATCAAGGAGCAGGAGGTCTACTTCGGCGAAATTCCGTTGATGACCGATAACGGGACGTTCATCATCAACGGCACGGAACGTGTCATTGTCAGCCAGCTGCACCGCTCCCCCGGCGTTTTTTACGATCACGACAAGGGCAAGACCCACTCCAGCGGCAAAGTTCTCTACTCGGCAAGGGTGATCCCGTACCGCGGATCATGGCTTGATTTCGAGTTTGATCATAAAGACATTCTCTATGTACGTATCGACCGTCGGCGCAAGATGCCGGCAACGGTACTGCTCAAGGCATTGGGCTATTCAGTTGAGCAGCTTCTCAACTATTACTACAGCAGTGAAGAAATTTTCGTCAACGGCGAGTCCCTCTCCAAGAGTATCGATCCCGAACTGCTCACCCTGCAGAAGTCCACGGTGGATGTGGTTGACCCCAAAAACGGCGAGGTAATCGTCAAGGCCAACCGCAAATACACCAAGGCCTCCATCAAGAAGCTGTTCGAACACGGCATCAAAACCGTTCCGGTTGCCGCAGACGGCGTCATCGGCCGTTATGCGTCGGCGGACGTTATCGACCCGGCCACCGGCGAGATCCTCGTGGAGTGCAACGAGGAAGTGACCGCCGCTAAATTCGACGAGATCGTGGCCCGGGGCGTCCGTAGTTTCAGTGTGCTCTTCATCGACAACCTGCACATCACCTCGTCGTTTCGCGACACCCTGCTGATCGACAAGGTGAGCAGCACCGATGAAGCTTTGATCGAAATATACCGCCGCCTGCGTCCGGGCGATCCCCCAACCCTGAAGAGCTCCCTGGCGCTGTTCGACAACCTGTTCTTCAACCCGGAACGGTACGATCTGTCCGCCGTGGGGCGCCTCAAGCTGAATTACAAGCTTGGTCTGAAGGTGTGGCCGGATTGTACGGTGCTCAACGCCCCGAGCATGCTTGCCGTGGAGGACTTCCTGAACCCCCAGGAGCTCGTGTCCCGTCTTGTCAAGGGCGAAGACCAGTTCTCCCAGTACCTGATGATGAAACTCCCCGCGGAACTGGTCAAGACCCTCAAGAAGTGCGACCTCTCCCAGCCCGTTCCCGAAAAGTTGGTGGAGCAGTTGGTTCAGGAGTTCAACAACCTCTTCAAGGACCACGACTTCTTCCAGAAGGATGTTTTCGCCCCTCTACCCCTCGGCGCAGCGACCGTCAAGCTGTCCGAACTGATCGATCAGGGCGTGTTTGACGAGAATCGCCGTGCCATCGAGATCCTGCGCCGCAACCGGATGCTCTTCGAGGATCTGTACGCCGACCTTATCGCAGCGTCGTCCAAGAATGACATCCTGGAGATCGTCCGTTACCTGATCGACCTGAAAAACGGCCGCGGTACCATCGACGACATCGACCACCTGGGCAACCGCCGCGTGCGCGCCGTGGGCGAACTCCTGGAGAACCAGTACCGCATCGGTCTGGTGCGCATGGAACGCGCCATCAAGGAGCGCATGAGTCTGCAAGAGGTGGAAAACCTCATGCCCCACGACCTGATCAACTCCAAACCGGTTTCGGCCGTGGTCAAGGAGTTCTTCGGTTCGTCCCAGCTCTCCCAGTTCATGGACCAGACGAACCCGCTGTCCGAGGTTACCCACAAGCGCCGTCTTTCGGCCCTGGGACCCGGCGGCCTGACCCGTGAGCGCGCCGGCTTCGAAGTCCGCGACGTTCACCCGACCCACTACGGCCGCGTCTGCCCGATCGAAACGCCTGAAGGTCCGAACATCGGCCTGATCGCGTCCCTCTCCACCTATGCCCGCATCAACGAGCACGGCTTCGTGGAAACCCCGTACCGCATCGTCGAGGACGGCAAGCTGACCAGCGACGTCCGTTTCTTCTCCGCCCTGGAGGAGGAGGGGCATGCCATCGCCCAGGCCAACGCCGAGGTGGACAAGAACGGCCGCTTCGTCAACGACTATGTCACGGCCCGTAAGAGCGGCGAGTTCATCCTGGTGCATCGGGAAGAGATCGAGCTGATGGACGTGGCTCCCAAACAGTTGGTGTCGGTCGCCGCCGCGTTGATTCCGTTTCTGGAAAACGACGACGCCAACCGCGCCCTGATGGGTTCCAACATGCAGCGTCAGGCAGTGCCCCTGCTGCGGGCCGATTCTCCCCTGGTCGGCACCGGCATGGAACGGATCGTGGCCAAGGACTCCGGGGTCTCCGTCATTGCCCGCCATAAGGGTGAGGTGGAATCGGTCGACGCCTCCCGCATCGTCATCAAGATCGACGACGATGAGCTCGATGAAACCGGCACCGGTGTCGATATCTACAATATGATCAAGTTTGCCCGCTCCAACCAGAACACCTGCATCAACAACAGGCCGGTGGTCAAGGTGGGGGATAAGATCAAACGTGGCGACGTCATCGCCGACGGCCCTTCCACCGACATGGGCGAGCTGGCCTTGGGGCAGAACATCGTCGTGGCGTTCATGCCGTGGGGCGGCTACAACTACGAAGACTCCATCCTGGTCTCCGAAAAGATGGTGAAAGAGGACCGCTACACCTCGATCCACATTGAAGAGTTCGAGTGCGTCGCCCGCGATACCAAGCTGGGCAAGGAGGAGATCACCTCCGATATCCCCAACCTGGGTGAAGAAACCCTCAAGGATCTGGACGAATCCGGCATTATCCGCATTGGTGCCGAGGTGCGGCCGGGCGACATCCTGGTGGGCAAGATCACCCCCAAGGGCGAAACCCAGCTCTCTCCCGAGGAAAAGTTGCTGCGCGCCATCTTCGGCGAAAAGGCGGGCGATGTCCGCGACACCTCCCTGACCGTACCCCCGGGGGTGGAAGGAACCGTCATCGGTGCCAAGATCTTCTCCCGCAAGGGGAACGACAAGGACGCCCGTACCGAACTGATCGAGAAGGCGGAGGAAAACAAGCTCCGCAAGGATGAACAGGACGAGATCCGCATCATCCGCGATTCGGCCGTCGGCAAGCTCAAACGCCTCCTGGTGGGCAAGACCCTGGCGGTCAAGCTTGAAGACGGGGAGGGGATGCTGATCCTGGCCAAGGGCAAGAAGATCACCGAAGAGACCCTCGACGGCGTGGCAATGGAACGCTGGGCAGGCATCTCCGTCAGCGACGAAGGGGATACGGATGAGAAGGTAAGCCAGGTGCTGGATACCTTGAACCGCCAGATCGACCTGATTCACAACGTCTTTGACGATAAGATCCAGAAGCTCAAACGTGGCGACGACCTGCCGCCGGGCGTGATCAAGATGGTCAAGGTCTACATCGCCATCAAGCGCAAGCTGCAGGTCGGCGACAAGATGGCCGGTCGCCACGGTAACAAGGGTGTCGTTTCCCGCATCCTGCCTGAAGAGGATATGCCGTATATGGAAGACGGCCGGCCGGTGGAGATCGTTCTCAACCCGCTGGGCGTTCCTTCCCGTATGAACGTCGGCCAGATCATCGAAACCCACCTGGGATGGGCAGCCAAGGGAATCGGCTGGAAGATTGAGGAGATGCTCCAGAAACACCTCTCCGAGGACAATCTGAAGGCATATCTCAAGGACGCGTACGACGACGCGGATTTCACCCACTTCATCGATACCCTTGACCAGGAGGAGTTGCTGAAGGTCTGCCGCCGCCTCCAGCGGGGGATCCCCATGGCGTCGCCGGTCTTCGAGGGCGCTTCGGAGAATAAGATCAAGGGGATGCTGAAAAAGGCCGGGTTCCATTCTTCCGGCCAGGTAACACTCTTCGACGGCCGCACCGGCGACCCGTTCAAGCATAAGGTAACCGTCGGCGTGATGTACTTCCTCAAGCTGCATCACTTGGTTGACGACAAGATCCACGCCCGGTCCATCGGACCCTACAGTCTGGTTACCCAGCAACCGCTGGGCGGCAAGGCTCAGTTCGGCGGGCAGAGGCTGGGCGAGATGGAGGTCTGGGCAATGGAGGCCTACGGCGCTTCCTATGCGCTCCAGGAATTCCTTACGGTCAAGTCGGATGATGTCTCCGGCCGCACGCGGATGTATGAAGCCATCGTCAAGGGCAAACACACCCTTGAACCGGGCTTGCCGGAATCCTTCAACGTCCTCATCAAGGAACTCCAATCCCTCTGTCTTGACGTGGAACTGCTTGAAGGGGACGAGGAATAATTACAGAGACCTTCGTAGACAGCCGGCCCGGCGTCGTCGCGGAGCTTCAGAATAACGGAGGAGAGCAACGTGGAAGATTATTTCAGTTTTTTCGATAAACCAAAAGATCCACTCCACTTTTCAGCTATACGGATATCGGTGTCGTCACCCGAGAAGATTCGGGAACGTTCCCACGGCGAGGTCAAGAAGCCGGAAACGATCAATTACCGCACCTTCAAACCGGAGCGGGACGGTCTGTTCTGCGCCAAGATCTTCGGTCCCACCAAGGACTACGAGTGCAACTGCGGCAAGTACAAGCGCATGAAACATCGCGGCATCATCTGCGAAAAGTGCGGCGTTGAGGTCATCCCCTCCAAGGTGCGCCGGGAGCGGCTGGGGCATATCGACCTGGCCACCCCGGTGGCCCATATCTGGTTCCTCAAGTCGTTGCCGTCCCGTATCGGCAACCTGCTGGACATCACCCTCAAGGACCTTGAGAAGGTCCTGTATTTCGAGGCGTTCGTCATCAGCGATCCCAAGAACACGCCGATGCAGTTCTGCGAGGTGATGTCCGAGGAAAAATACATCAAGGCCCAGCAAGAATACGGCAGCGACGCCTTCGAAGGCGGCATGGGGGCCGAGGCCATCCGCAACTGCCTCCGCTCTCTCGATCTTGACGAGCTGGCGGTGTCGCTCCGCTCCGAGATGATGGAGTCAACCAGCGAAGCGAAACGCAAGAAGACCGCCAAACGCCTCAAGGTGGTGGAAGCGTTCAAGTCCTCGGGCAACAAGCCGGAATGGATGATCCTGGAATGCATCCCGGTCCTGCCGCCGGAGCTGCGCCCCCTGGTGCCGCTGGATGGCGGCCGGTTCGCCACCTCCGACCTGAACGATCTGTACCGCAGGGTTATCAACCGCAACAACCGCTTGAAGCGCCTCTGCGAACTGCAGGCGCCCGAGGTGATCATCCGCAACGAGAAGAGGATGCTCCAGGAGGCGGTGGACGCGCTGTTCGACAACGGTCGCCGCGGCCGCGCCATTGCCGGCCCCAACAAGCGTCCCCTGAAATCCCTGTCCGACATGCTCAAGGGCAAGTCGGGCCGTTTCCGCCAGAATCTCCTGGGCAAGCGCGTCGACTATTCCGGCCGTTCGGTCATCGTCGTCGGCCCGGAACTGCGGCTGCACCAGTGCGGCCTGCCGAAGAAGATGGCCCTGGAGCTGTTCAAGCCCTTCATCTACAACAAGCTGGAAGAGCGTGGCTATGTGACCACCATCAAGAGCGCCAAGAAGATGGTGGAGAAGGAGCGCCCCGAGGTGTGGGACGTGCTGGAGGAGGTCATCAAGGAACACCCGGTGATGCTCAACCGTGCCCCGACCCTGCACCGCCTCGGTATCCAGGCCTTCGAGCCGGTGCTCATCGAGGGCAAGGCCATTCAACTGCACCCGCTGGTCTGTACCGCTTTCAACGCCGACTTCGACGGTGACCAGATGGCCGTGCATCTCCCCCTCTCCATCGAGAGCCAGGTGGAGGCCCGCGTCCTGATGATGTCCACCAACAACATCCTGTCGCCGGCCCACGGCAAGCCGATCATCGTTCCGTCCCAGGACATGGTTCTCGGCGCCTACTACATGACCCGCGACCGTCTGTACGAGCCGGATCCCGATGAGAGCGGCCGGGCCAAGATCGATCCCGCCACCGGCAAGCTGATGTACCGCAAGGTCAAGGGAACCGGCAAGATATTCTCCTCGCCCGACGAGGTGCGCATCGCCTTAGATGCCGGTGAGGTCGATATGCAGGCCAAGGTCCGCGTGCGGATGAAAAACTTTGTGAGCGACGAAAAACCGCAATTGATCGATACCACCATCGGGCGGGTCATCATGCGGGAGATCCTGCCGCCTCAGGTGCCGTTCAGCGCCATCAACAAGGTCCTCAACAAGAAAGAGTTGTCCAACCTGGTGGATACCTGTTACCGTCTGGCCGACAGCAAGGAGACCGTTATCCTTGCCGACCGCCTCAAAGAGATCGGTTTCCGCTACGCCAACCTGGCCGGCATCTCCATCTGTCTGGACGACATGGTCATCCCGGAAGGGAAGGCGGCCATCATCACCAAGGCCGAGGATGAGGTCAAGGAGATCCAGAACCAGTACACCGAGGGTCTGATCACCGACGGCGAACGCTACAACAAGGTTATCGACATCTGGGCCAAAGCGACGGAAGACATCGCCAAGGAGATGCTGGACAACCTCTCCAAGGAAAGCTTCCTGGTCGATGGGGAGGAGGTCAAGGAGGCATCCTTCAACGCCATCCACATGATGGCCGATTCGGGTGCCCGTGGTTCCGCCCAGCAGATCCGCCAGTTGGCCGGTATGCGTGGTTTGATGGCCAAGCCTTCCGGCGAGATCATCGAAACCCCCATTACCGCCAACTTCCGCGAAGGGTTGACGGTTCTCCAGTACTTC contains:
- the secE gene encoding preprotein translocase subunit SecE, whose product is MQNVKTFLESVKVELGKVTWPTRKETMATTGVVVVIIFLISIYLGACDIVLAKLMRLILG
- the nusG gene encoding transcription termination/antitermination protein NusG, whose amino-acid sequence is MSKKWYGVHTYSGFENKVRLNLAERVKNEGVEELFEEILIPSETVVELKKGEKKTSSRKFFPGYILVKMELTDETWHIVKETAKVTGFVGGNTPFPISDEEVNKISRRMEEGAEKPRPKVQFEVGETVRVVDGPFLNFSGIVEDVKPDKGKLRVTVTIFGRATPVELEFMQVEKN
- the rplK gene encoding 50S ribosomal protein L11, encoding MAKKITGYIKLQVPAGKANPSPPIGPALGQHGVNIMEFCKAFNAKTQADEGTITPVVITVYADRSFTFITKTPPVPVLIKKALGIASGSAVPNKTKVGKLTKAQVEEIAKKKMPDLNAASVEAAMRTVEGTARSMGVDIV
- the rplA gene encoding 50S ribosomal protein L1; translated protein: MSKSAKKHTAAMSQIDRTKVYPLGAALDVVKQTAYVKFDETVDLAVKLGVDPRHADQMVRGAVVLPNGLGKNVRVLVFAKGEKEKEALEAGADYVGSDDLVAKIQDGWFEFDTAIATPDMMGVVGKIGKLLGPRGLMPNPKVGTVTFEIGKAVKECKAGKVEFRVEKAGIVHAPVGKVSFDVESLKGNVLALVEALVKAKPSAAKGTYIKKISLSSTMGAGINLDISEVTAQI
- the rplJ gene encoding 50S ribosomal protein L10, which codes for MNKNSKQELVTEMHERLTRAKAVFLADFRGMSVGQATSLRNELRGASVEYKVFKNTLLDLAAKGTEAEPLSPYLAGPTAVAITYDDPVSAAKVLSKFAKDPQGKFVLKAGVLSGKLLDVKQIQALAELPSREVLIAKMLGSMQAPATNFVGVLAALPSSLVRALDAIRAQKAGN
- the rplL gene encoding 50S ribosomal protein L7/L12 encodes the protein MAITKEEVISFIENMTVLELSELVKELEDKFGVSAAAPVAVAAAAGPAASAEPAEEKTEFDVILKAAGANKINVIKVVRALTSLGLKEAKDLVDGAPGTVKTGISKQEAEEAKKQLVEAGAEVEIK
- the rpoB gene encoding DNA-directed RNA polymerase subunit beta gives rise to the protein MAYSIANNHLLRKNFAKIKNIIDIPNLIDIQKNSYHRFLQQEVAPESRKNIGLEAVFRSVFPIKDFSESASLEYVSYTLNKPKYDVEECHQRGMTFAAPMKVKVRLVIWESGKETGVRAIKDIKEQEVYFGEIPLMTDNGTFIINGTERVIVSQLHRSPGVFYDHDKGKTHSSGKVLYSARVIPYRGSWLDFEFDHKDILYVRIDRRRKMPATVLLKALGYSVEQLLNYYYSSEEIFVNGESLSKSIDPELLTLQKSTVDVVDPKNGEVIVKANRKYTKASIKKLFEHGIKTVPVAADGVIGRYASADVIDPATGEILVECNEEVTAAKFDEIVARGVRSFSVLFIDNLHITSSFRDTLLIDKVSSTDEALIEIYRRLRPGDPPTLKSSLALFDNLFFNPERYDLSAVGRLKLNYKLGLKVWPDCTVLNAPSMLAVEDFLNPQELVSRLVKGEDQFSQYLMMKLPAELVKTLKKCDLSQPVPEKLVEQLVQEFNNLFKDHDFFQKDVFAPLPLGAATVKLSELIDQGVFDENRRAIEILRRNRMLFEDLYADLIAASSKNDILEIVRYLIDLKNGRGTIDDIDHLGNRRVRAVGELLENQYRIGLVRMERAIKERMSLQEVENLMPHDLINSKPVSAVVKEFFGSSQLSQFMDQTNPLSEVTHKRRLSALGPGGLTRERAGFEVRDVHPTHYGRVCPIETPEGPNIGLIASLSTYARINEHGFVETPYRIVEDGKLTSDVRFFSALEEEGHAIAQANAEVDKNGRFVNDYVTARKSGEFILVHREEIELMDVAPKQLVSVAAALIPFLENDDANRALMGSNMQRQAVPLLRADSPLVGTGMERIVAKDSGVSVIARHKGEVESVDASRIVIKIDDDELDETGTGVDIYNMIKFARSNQNTCINNRPVVKVGDKIKRGDVIADGPSTDMGELALGQNIVVAFMPWGGYNYEDSILVSEKMVKEDRYTSIHIEEFECVARDTKLGKEEITSDIPNLGEETLKDLDESGIIRIGAEVRPGDILVGKITPKGETQLSPEEKLLRAIFGEKAGDVRDTSLTVPPGVEGTVIGAKIFSRKGNDKDARTELIEKAEENKLRKDEQDEIRIIRDSAVGKLKRLLVGKTLAVKLEDGEGMLILAKGKKITEETLDGVAMERWAGISVSDEGDTDEKVSQVLDTLNRQIDLIHNVFDDKIQKLKRGDDLPPGVIKMVKVYIAIKRKLQVGDKMAGRHGNKGVVSRILPEEDMPYMEDGRPVEIVLNPLGVPSRMNVGQIIETHLGWAAKGIGWKIEEMLQKHLSEDNLKAYLKDAYDDADFTHFIDTLDQEELLKVCRRLQRGIPMASPVFEGASENKIKGMLKKAGFHSSGQVTLFDGRTGDPFKHKVTVGVMYFLKLHHLVDDKIHARSIGPYSLVTQQPLGGKAQFGGQRLGEMEVWAMEAYGASYALQEFLTVKSDDVSGRTRMYEAIVKGKHTLEPGLPESFNVLIKELQSLCLDVELLEGDEE
- the rpoC gene encoding DNA-directed RNA polymerase subunit beta', whose amino-acid sequence is MEDYFSFFDKPKDPLHFSAIRISVSSPEKIRERSHGEVKKPETINYRTFKPERDGLFCAKIFGPTKDYECNCGKYKRMKHRGIICEKCGVEVIPSKVRRERLGHIDLATPVAHIWFLKSLPSRIGNLLDITLKDLEKVLYFEAFVISDPKNTPMQFCEVMSEEKYIKAQQEYGSDAFEGGMGAEAIRNCLRSLDLDELAVSLRSEMMESTSEAKRKKTAKRLKVVEAFKSSGNKPEWMILECIPVLPPELRPLVPLDGGRFATSDLNDLYRRVINRNNRLKRLCELQAPEVIIRNEKRMLQEAVDALFDNGRRGRAIAGPNKRPLKSLSDMLKGKSGRFRQNLLGKRVDYSGRSVIVVGPELRLHQCGLPKKMALELFKPFIYNKLEERGYVTTIKSAKKMVEKERPEVWDVLEEVIKEHPVMLNRAPTLHRLGIQAFEPVLIEGKAIQLHPLVCTAFNADFDGDQMAVHLPLSIESQVEARVLMMSTNNILSPAHGKPIIVPSQDMVLGAYYMTRDRLYEPDPDESGRAKIDPATGKLMYRKVKGTGKIFSSPDEVRIALDAGEVDMQAKVRVRMKNFVSDEKPQLIDTTIGRVIMREILPPQVPFSAINKVLNKKELSNLVDTCYRLADSKETVILADRLKEIGFRYANLAGISICLDDMVIPEGKAAIITKAEDEVKEIQNQYTEGLITDGERYNKVIDIWAKATEDIAKEMLDNLSKESFLVDGEEVKEASFNAIHMMADSGARGSAQQIRQLAGMRGLMAKPSGEIIETPITANFREGLTVLQYFISTHGARKGLADTALKTANSGYLTRRLVDVAQDAIITEDDCGTLDGLIVSSLTEGGEVIEHIGDRILGRVALDDILDPVTGDVLVEANQEIDENLVNRIEDAGLEKVKIRSVLTCQSRRGICAKCYGRDLARGHIVNMGEAVGVIAAQSIGEPGTQLTMRTFHIGGTASRHAEQTSLEARTDGSLKFINVHSVVNNEGHHIVMNRNGEIAVIDETGREREKYTVVYGAKIRIAPGEAVQQGATLAEWDPYTMPILTEVAGKVKFGDIQEGVTIEEQLDEVTGLSRKVIIETKDTDKRPRIAIKDTDGDGSGTIGRYFLPVGANIYVQEDALVSAGDIIAKIPRETTKTKDITGGLPRVAELFEARKPKDFAVISEIDGRVTFGKDAKGKRKVVVTPEVGEPKEYLIPKGKHISVHEGDHVRAGEALMDGSSNPHDILRVLGVKELAKYLVDEVQEVYRLQGVKINDKHIETIVRQMLRRVRIKEVGDTNLLVDDQVERWVFEDENEKAFTEGKRPAIAEPLLLGITKASLSTESFISAASFQETTKVLTQAAIEGKVDYLRGLKENVIMGRLIPAGTGLARYRHLRLQADAQIQEASQQEEQALDSAEDEQEAA